One Pseudorasbora parva isolate DD20220531a chromosome 4, ASM2467924v1, whole genome shotgun sequence genomic region harbors:
- the LOC137072611 gene encoding bifunctional apoptosis regulator-like → MVMRISADPESERTVSEFSCHCCYEVLIDPTTLTCGHSFCRHCLALWWANNLRDECPECRAVWQGFPKVNILLRDAVEKRFPAFVSRRKQAVLSDPRLCNVLQAFQKHGERPVRRGAVRVNININIGDFYSGVRTALSCMAMVVLVYCAFSADSSYETLLSKPLRRWSADDVTLWVEHMGVWTNQYKETFHREQINGRS, encoded by the exons ATGGTCATGCGGATCTCTGCTGACCCAGAGTCCGAGAGGACGGTGTCAGAGTTTTCGTGCCACTGCTGCTACGAGGTGCTAATCGACCCCACCACGCTCACCTGCGGACACAGCTTCTGCCGCCATTGCCTGGCCCTGTGGTGGGCAAACAATCTCCGGGACGAATGCCCAGAATGCCGAGCGGTATGGCAGGGCTTCCCCAAAGTCAACATCCTCCTCCG ggaTGCGGTGGAGAAGCGGTTTCCCGCTTTCGTGAGCCGACGAAAGCAGGCCGTCCTGAGTGATCCGCGGCTCTGTAATGTTCTCCAGGCATTCCAGAAGCACGGAGAGAGACCGGTGCGGCGAGGAGCTGTGCGAGTGAACATCAATATCAACATCGGAGATTTTTACTCTGGAGTCCGGACAGCGCTGAGCTGCATGGct atggtGGTGTTAGTTTACTGCGCGTTCAGTGCCGACTCCAGTTACGAGACGCTGCTCAGTAAACCACTCCGCAGGTGGAGCGCTGATGATGTCACGCTGTGGGTGGAACATATGGGAGTCTGGACCAATCAGTATAAAGAAACATTCCACAGGGAGCAGATCAACGgcag GAGCTGA
- the LOC137072608 gene encoding bifunctional apoptosis regulator-like isoform X1: protein MDKRRDESVMDMRITIDPEPSESEEFSCHCCYEVLIDPTTLTCGHSFCRHCLALWWANDLRDECPECRAVWQGFPKVNILLRDAVEKRFPTEVSRRKQAVLSDPWLSHVLLAFQKHGERPVQRGAAQVNPPQLNIREFYSGVLTALSFMAMVVLVYRAFSADSSYETLLSKPLRRWSADDVTLWVEHLGVWTNQYKETFHKEQINGRLLSAFSDDDLSAAPFMIESQSHRRIFLEELHKLKELRVSLNLWEYKELNLGKTLFLLIGLKSCPRLTLLYLYLFDYDNTFLPFIHTVCPSNTQLDQPGWWQWAEFLLMFFLLPHQLLAAFAWHWLSVHYWTAGVVIAHAALLSVLDVCFFWTLWTRGEMRTLPKLLWLHVFAVMLTSSVFVLLWPLLPLFIINIEFYTQLYILPFYTAVLVKQTLQRMDAQQRP, encoded by the exons ATGGACAAGAGGAGAGATGAG AGCGTGATGGACATGCGGATCACCATAGACCCGGAGCCCAGCGAGTCCGAGGAGTTTTCGTGCCACTGCTGCTACGAGGTGCTAATCGACCCCACCACGCTCACCTGCGGACACAGCTTCTGCCGCCATTGCCTGGCCCTGTGGTGGGCAAACGATCTCCGGGACGAATGCCCAGAATGCCGAGCGGTATGGCAGGGCTTCCCCAAAGTCAACATCCTCCTCCG ggATGCGGTGGAGAAGCGGTTTCCCACTGAGGTGAGCCGACGGAAGCAGGCCGTCCTGAGTGATCCGTGGCTCTCTCATGTTCTTTTGGCGTTCCAGAAGCACGGAGAGAGACCGGTGCAGCGAGGAGCTGCGCAAGTGAACCCACCACAGTTAAACATCAGAGAGTTTTACTCCGGAGTCCTGACAGCACTGAGCTTCATGGCT atggtGGTGTTAGTGTACCGCGCGTTCAGTGCCGACTCCAGTTACGAGACGCTGCTCAGTAAACCACTCCGCAGGTGGAGCGCTGATGATGTCACGCTGTGGGTGGAGCATCTGGGAGTCTGGACCAATCAGTATAAAGAAACATTCCACAAGGAGCAGATCAACGgcag atTACTGTCTGCTTTCAGTGATGATGATCTGTCTGCGGCTCCGTTCATGATCGAGAGTCAGTCTCACAGACGGATCTTTCTGGAGGAACTACACAAACTCAAAGAGCTCAGAGTCTCACTGAACCTCTGGGAGtacaag GAGCTGAATCTAGGCAAGACTCTGTTTCTGCTGATCGGTCTGAAGAGCTGTCCGCGTCTGACGCTGCTCTACCTGTACCTGTTTGATTATGACAACACCTTTCTGCCCTTCATACACACCGTCTGCCCGTCCAACACGCAGCTG GATCAGCCGGGCTGGTGGCAGTGGGCGGAGTTTCTTCTGATGTTCTTCCTGTTGCCGCATCAGCTGTTGGCTGCGTTCGCCTGGCACTGGCTGAGCGTTCATTATTGGACGGCAGGCGTCGTCATCGCTCATGCCGCGTTACTGTCAGTGTTGGACGTCTGTTTCTTCTGGACATTATGGACAAGAGGAGAGATGAG gacACTTCCTAAGCTGCTTTGgcttcatgtgtttgcagtgaTGTTGACCTCATCTGTGTTTGTGCTGCTGTGGCCACTGCTCCCTCTGTTTATCATTAATATTGAGTTCTACACCCAGCTGTATATCCTCCCCTTCTACACTGCAGTGCTGGTGAAGCAAACACTCCAGCGTATGGACGCACAGCAGAggccctga
- the LOC137072608 gene encoding bifunctional apoptosis regulator-like isoform X2 — translation MDMRITIDPEPSESEEFSCHCCYEVLIDPTTLTCGHSFCRHCLALWWANDLRDECPECRAVWQGFPKVNILLRDAVEKRFPTEVSRRKQAVLSDPWLSHVLLAFQKHGERPVQRGAAQVNPPQLNIREFYSGVLTALSFMAMVVLVYRAFSADSSYETLLSKPLRRWSADDVTLWVEHLGVWTNQYKETFHKEQINGRLLSAFSDDDLSAAPFMIESQSHRRIFLEELHKLKELRVSLNLWEYKELNLGKTLFLLIGLKSCPRLTLLYLYLFDYDNTFLPFIHTVCPSNTQLDQPGWWQWAEFLLMFFLLPHQLLAAFAWHWLSVHYWTAGVVIAHAALLSVLDVCFFWTLWTRGEMRTLPKLLWLHVFAVMLTSSVFVLLWPLLPLFIINIEFYTQLYILPFYTAVLVKQTLQRMDAQQRP, via the exons ATGGACATGCGGATCACCATAGACCCGGAGCCCAGCGAGTCCGAGGAGTTTTCGTGCCACTGCTGCTACGAGGTGCTAATCGACCCCACCACGCTCACCTGCGGACACAGCTTCTGCCGCCATTGCCTGGCCCTGTGGTGGGCAAACGATCTCCGGGACGAATGCCCAGAATGCCGAGCGGTATGGCAGGGCTTCCCCAAAGTCAACATCCTCCTCCG ggATGCGGTGGAGAAGCGGTTTCCCACTGAGGTGAGCCGACGGAAGCAGGCCGTCCTGAGTGATCCGTGGCTCTCTCATGTTCTTTTGGCGTTCCAGAAGCACGGAGAGAGACCGGTGCAGCGAGGAGCTGCGCAAGTGAACCCACCACAGTTAAACATCAGAGAGTTTTACTCCGGAGTCCTGACAGCACTGAGCTTCATGGCT atggtGGTGTTAGTGTACCGCGCGTTCAGTGCCGACTCCAGTTACGAGACGCTGCTCAGTAAACCACTCCGCAGGTGGAGCGCTGATGATGTCACGCTGTGGGTGGAGCATCTGGGAGTCTGGACCAATCAGTATAAAGAAACATTCCACAAGGAGCAGATCAACGgcag atTACTGTCTGCTTTCAGTGATGATGATCTGTCTGCGGCTCCGTTCATGATCGAGAGTCAGTCTCACAGACGGATCTTTCTGGAGGAACTACACAAACTCAAAGAGCTCAGAGTCTCACTGAACCTCTGGGAGtacaag GAGCTGAATCTAGGCAAGACTCTGTTTCTGCTGATCGGTCTGAAGAGCTGTCCGCGTCTGACGCTGCTCTACCTGTACCTGTTTGATTATGACAACACCTTTCTGCCCTTCATACACACCGTCTGCCCGTCCAACACGCAGCTG GATCAGCCGGGCTGGTGGCAGTGGGCGGAGTTTCTTCTGATGTTCTTCCTGTTGCCGCATCAGCTGTTGGCTGCGTTCGCCTGGCACTGGCTGAGCGTTCATTATTGGACGGCAGGCGTCGTCATCGCTCATGCCGCGTTACTGTCAGTGTTGGACGTCTGTTTCTTCTGGACATTATGGACAAGAGGAGAGATGAG gacACTTCCTAAGCTGCTTTGgcttcatgtgtttgcagtgaTGTTGACCTCATCTGTGTTTGTGCTGCTGTGGCCACTGCTCCCTCTGTTTATCATTAATATTGAGTTCTACACCCAGCTGTATATCCTCCCCTTCTACACTGCAGTGCTGGTGAAGCAAACACTCCAGCGTATGGACGCACAGCAGAggccctga